The genome window CGATTCGCGGCCGGTACGATTCGCCCGGGCGTTTACGAGGCGCGGGTGAACAGCGAGCGGACGATGTCGGTGAGGGTGACGCCGAGCTTGTCGTCGTCGGTGACGGTGACCTCGCCGCGGGCGATCAGGATGTTGTCGGCGAACACGTCGACCGGTTCGTCGGTGCGGCGGTCGAGTTCCACCACCGCGCCGCGGCCGAGCTTGAGCAACTGGTGGACGCGCAGGTCCGCCTTGCCCAGCACCACCGAGATCTCGACCGGGACGTCGTAGATCGCCTCCTTGCTGGGGGTGCGCCCGGGCGCGCCGCCGACGGTGGGCGCGGCGGCGGATTTCTTCGCCTCCTCGGCCTCGATCTCGGCCATCGCCGCGGCCATGTCGACGTCGTCGTCGGCCTGGGCGGCGCGCTTCTTCGCCTCCTCGGCTTCGATTTCCGCCATCGCGGCGGCCATGTCGATGTCGTCGTCGTCGTCGGCCATCGCCGGTCCTCACGCCTGTCCCAAGCGCGGCAGTCTAACC of uncultured Alphaproteobacteria bacterium contains these proteins:
- a CDS encoding Flagellar motor switch protein FliN (modular protein) encodes the protein MADDDDDIDMAAAMAEIEAEEAKKRAAQADDDVDMAAAMAEIEAEEAKKSAAAPTVGGAPGRTPSKEAIYDVPVEISVVLGKADLRVHQLLKLGRGAVVELDRRTDEPVDVFADNILIARGEVTVTDDDKLGVTLTDIVRSLFTRAS